A part of Brassica rapa cultivar Chiifu-401-42 chromosome A05, CAAS_Brap_v3.01, whole genome shotgun sequence genomic DNA contains:
- the LOC117134157 gene encoding 20 kDa chaperonin, chloroplastic-like, with translation MATKQLIVSPVTVSAKSLASLRVSSAKFGTLKPGTLKQSQFRSLVVKAASVVAPKYTSIKPLGDRILVKIKEAEEKTMGGILLPSTDWSTNHLLHRYAGTEVEFNDVKHLILKEDDIGLS, from the exons ATGGCGACAAAACAACTTATAGTATCACCAGTTACTGTGTCAGCCAAGAGCTTAGCCTCGCTCAGAGTTTCGAGTGCCAAGTTTGGAACTTTGAAACCAGGCACCCTTAAGCAGAGCCAGTTCCGTTCTTTGGTTGTCAAAGCTGCTTCTGTCGTTGCTCCTAAG TACACTTCAATTAAGCCATTGGGAGATAGAATTTTAGTGAAGATCAAGGAGGCAGAGGAGAAGACAATGGGAGGTATCTTACTTCCATCTACAG ACTGGAGCACAAATCATTTACTGCACAGGTACGCTGGAACTGAGGTGGAGTTCAACGATGTGAAACATCTCATTCTTAAGGAAGATGATATTGGCCTTTCTTag
- the LOC103868015 gene encoding putative F-box/kelch-repeat protein At4g39600: protein MSLTAIGSGEEPPSKKLAIEPTTNLPLPDELVLGCFARASRLHYPILSLVSKTFRSLTSSPELYQTRSLLNRTENCLYVCLQFPNDPCLRWFTLCRKPDKALNNKKKKKKSSTSGNVLGQVRILGSPPPVEWSNLVAVGHKLYAVRDGPCSSDVFFLDCRTHTWVETPSLRLAHTFPECDGMIYLPGGSESPDSLNFVQVFDVKTQTWKPVPPEKKIFRLRDLQGRAYQNNDVAAASSRRWLVVARLKDRTVSVEGSGTLCLIEKAFYRYASSSGELLWSNRSTESDVWRKVKGLEGLPKFTRYSNVYLVASGGKLVVFWDKYVPARGGYKEKMIWCAEISLETRSSEEVWGKVEWFDAVLTVPKSYKFVYSIAATL from the coding sequence ATGTCGTTGACAGCCATCGGTTCCGGTGAAGAGCCACCGTCAAAGAAGCTAGCAATAGAACCTACAACCAATCTGCCACTTCCAGATGAGCTAGTATTGGGTTGCTTCGCCCGCGCCTCGAGATTGCACTACCCGATTCTCTCACTCGTCTCCAAGACCTTTCGTTCGCTCACTTCTTCACCGGAGCTTTACCAGACCCGATCTCTACTAAACCGCACCGAGAACTGTCTCTACGTGTGCCTGCAGTTCCCTAATGACCCTTGCCTTCGCTGGTTCACTCTCTGTCGGAAACCCGACAAAGCCCTTAAcaacaagaaaaagaagaagaagagttcaacaAGTGGCAATGTCTTGGGTCAGGTTCGGATTCTCGGTTCTCCTCCTCCAGTGGAATGGTCAAATCTCGTAGCTGTTGGTCATAAGCTCTACGCAGTCAGAGATGGCCCCTGCTCTTCTGACGTCTTCTTTCTCGACTGTCGAACACACACGTGGGTTGAAACTCCGAGCTTGAGGCTTGCTCACACCTTTCCAGAGTGTGATGGGATGATATATTTACCAGGCGGCTCCGAGAGCCCAGATTCTCTCAACTTTGTGCAAGTGTTTGACGTAAAGACACAAACTTGGAAGCCCGTGCCTCCCGAGAAGAAGATATTCAGACTCAGAGATTTACAAGGAAGGGCTTACCAGAACAATGATGTAGCGGCGGCGTCGTCTCGTAGGTGGCTTGTGGTTGCAAGGCTAAAGGATCGTACAGTGTCCGTAGAAGGGTCTGGTACTCTCTGTTTGATAGAGAAAGCATTCTATCGATATGCATCATCCAGTGGGGAGCTACTTTGGTCTAACCGTAGCACCGAATCAGATGTTTGGAGGAAAGTTAAAGGCTTGGAAGGACTGCCTAAGTTTACCCGCTATAGCAATGTTTATCTGGTTGCAAGTGGTGGTAAGTTGGTGGTGTTTTGGGATAAGTATGTCCCTGCACGTGGTGGGTATAAGGAGAAGATGATTTGGTGTGCAGAGATTTCGCTGGAAACGCGCAGCAGTGAAGAGGTTTGGGGAAAGGTAGAGTGGTTCGATGCTGTGCTTACAGTTCCAAAGTCTTACAAGTTCGTGTATTCTATTGCTGCTACCCTTTGA
- the LOC103868013 gene encoding UDP-glycosyltransferase 71C2, producing MEKQEAELIFIPFPITGHLLATIELVKIILSHDPRRIHTITILNWGLPFLPQSNNYASLQSLAKSEPRVRIVTLPELANPPPMEFFVRAPEAYLLEFVQRMVPLVRDAVSTLLSSSRDGSDSVRVVGIVLDMFCVPLMDVGNELCLPSYIFLTCSAGFLSLAKHIPERHLLVKSGFDRSSGEEENTVPGYVASVPTKVLPLGLLTSESYDAWVDMTGRFHEAKGILVNSSIAIEPNNFGYFYRIPVNEYPPVYPVGPILCFNDRPILNPSERDRVMTWLDEQPESSVVFLCFGSLKNLDAAQIQEIARALEIVGCRFLWSIRTDPKEYPNPIEILPDGFMNRVSNLGFVCGWAPQVEILAHKAIGGFLSHCGWNSILESLRFGVPIATWPMYAEQQLNAFTMVKELGLAVEMRLDYVLADGEIVKADEIARAVRSLMEGEDVPRRKLKEIAEAAKEAMMDGGSSFVAIERFIDELIFAMDCSNSREY from the coding sequence ATggagaagcaagaagcagagcTTATCTTCATCCCTTTCCCGATCACCGGACACCTTCTCGCCACCATCGAACTCGTAAAAATTATCCTCAGCCACGACCCTCGTCGGATCCACACCATCACCATCCTCAACTGGGGTTTACCTTTCCTCCCTCAGTCGAACAACTACGCTTCCCTCCAGTCCCTAGCAAAGTCAGAGCCTCGAGTCCGTATCGTCACTTTACCCGAGCTCGCAAACCCTCCACCGATGGAGTTCTTCGTAAGAGCTCCCGAAGCTTACCTTCTTGAATTCGTCCAGAGAATGGTTCCTTTGGTGAGAGACGCTGTCTCGACTCTCTTGTCTTCTTCCCGTGATGGATCAGACTCGGTTCGCGTCGTGGGAATTGTCCTCGACATGTTCTGTGTCCCTTTGATGGATGTCGGAAACGAGTTGTGCCTCCCTTCGTACATTTTCCTCACTTGTAGCGCCGGTTTTTTGAGTTTGGCGAAACACATCCCGGAGAGGCACCTTCTTGTGAAGTCCGGATTCGATCGGAGCTCCGGCGAGGAGGAGAATACAGTTCCTGGATATGTCGCCTCCGTTCCGACCAAGGTTTTGCCACTTGGTCTGCTGACGAGCGAGTCCTACGACGCGTGGGTCGATATGACCGGAAGGTTTCATGAAGctaagggtattttggtaaatTCGTCTATTGCTATCGAGCCTAACAACTTTGGTTATTTCTATCGTATTCCCGTAAATGAATACCCACCCGTTTACCCAGTGGGTCCGATTCTCTGCTTCAACGACCGTCCGATTTTGAACCCATCGGAGCGAGATCGGGTCATGACGTGGCTCGACGAGCAACCCGAGTCATCGGTAGTGTTCCTCTGCTTCGGAAGCTTGAAGAATCTCGATGCGGCTCAGATTCAGGAGATAGCTCGAGCTCTAGAGATCGTTGGATGCAGATTTCTCTGGTCGATTCGGACAGATCCAAAGGAGTACCCGAACCCGATCGAAATTTTACCGGACGGTTTCATGAACCGAGTCTCGAATCTGGGCTTTGTGTGCGGTTGGGCTCCACAAGTTGAGATTCTGGCCCATAAAGCAATCGGAGGTTTCTTGTCTCACTGCGGTTGGAACTCAATACTTGAGAGTTTGCGTTTCGGCGTCCCAATCGCCACGTGGCCGATGTACGCGGAACAGCAGTTAAACGCGTTCACGATGGTGAAGGAGCTTGGTCTGGCCGTGGAGATGCGTTTGGATTACGTGTTGGCAGATGGAGAAATAGTGAAAGCTGATGAAATCGCTAGAGCCGTCCGATCTTTAATGGAGGGTGAAGATGTGCCGAGGAGGAAACTGAAGGAGATTGCGGAAGCAGCAAAAGAGGCTATGATGGACGGTGGATCTTCGTTTGTTGCGATTGAAAGATTCATCGACGAGTTGATATTTGCTATGGATTGTTCCAACTCTAGAGAATACTAA
- the LOC103868011 gene encoding UDP-glycosyltransferase 71D1: MRNTELIFIPTPTVGHLVPFLELARRLIDQDDRIRITILVMKLQGQSHLDAYVNSIASSLPFVRFIDVPELEDKPTLGSTQSAEAFVYDFTERNIPLVRNIVLSILSSPALDGVKVKGIVADFFCLPMVEVARDVTLPFYVFLTTSSGFLAMLQYLADRHSNDTSVFVRDSGEMLSIPGFVNPVPVNVLPTALFMEDGYDAYLKLAMLFNKTNGILVNSSIDIEPCSVNHFSSEKSYPPVYAVGPMFNPKAQPHPDQDLGVRDELMKWVDDQPEASVVFLCFGSMGRLKGSLVKEIAHGLELCHYRFIWSLRTEEDDDSLPEGFLDRVKGRGMVCRWSPQVEILNHEAVGGFVSHCGWNSIVESLWFGVPTVTWPMYAEQQLNAFLMVKELNLAVELKLDYRARRDELVSASEIETAIRCVMSKDDGLVRKRVMDISQMVRRATLNGGCSYLATEKFIQDVIGVKP, encoded by the coding sequence ATGAGGAACACAGAGCTCATCTTCATCCCAACACCTACCGTTGGTCACCTCGTTCCGTTTCTTGAACTTGCTAGGCGTCTCATTGACCAGGACGATAGGATCCGTATCACAATCCTCGTGATGAAGCTCCAAGGTCAGTCTCATCTGGACGCCTATGTTAACTCAATTGCCTCGTCTCTGCCCTTTGTTAGATTCATTGATGTCCCTGAGCTAGAAGATAAACCAACACTTGGCAGTACTCAATCCGCGGAAGCCTTCGTATACGACTTTACTGAGAGAAACATCCCTCTCGTGAGAAACATAGTCTTGAGCATCTTATCGTCTCCTGCACTAGATGGAGTTAAGGTCAAGGGAATAGTCGCTGATTTTTTCTGCCTCCCCATGGTTGAAGTTGCAAGAGACGTAACTCTCCCTTTCTATGTGTTTTTGACTACAAGTTCCGGGTTCCTAGCTATGCTGCAGTATCTAGCAGATAGACATAGTAACGATACATCGGTTTTTGTAAGAGATTCTGGAGAAATGCTATCGATTCCTGGCTTTGTAAACCCTGTTCCAGTCAATGTTCTCCCGACAGCTCTGTTTATGGAAGATGGTTATGACGCTTACCTCAAACTTGCCATGTTGTTTAACAAAACCAATGGAATACTAGTGAATAGCTCCATTGATATTGAGCCTTGCTCCGTGAATCATTTTAGTAGTGAAAAGAGTTACCCTCCTGTTTATGCTGTTGGCCCTATGTTTAACCCCAAGGCCCAGCCTCATCCGGATCAGGACCTTGGGGTTCGTGACGAGCTCATGAAATGGGTTGACGATCAGCCCGAGGCGTCTGTTGTGTTCCTTTGTTTCGGAAGTATGGGGAGGTTAAAGGGCTCACTAGTGAAGGAAATAGCACACGGACTTGAGCTTTGTCACTACAGATTCATCTGGTCACTCCGCACTGAAGAGGATGATGATTCTTTGCCCGAGGGGTTCCTCGACCGTGTCAAAGGACGGGGGATGGTATGCCGTTGGTCTCCTCAGGTGGAAATATTGAACCATGAGGCAGTGGGAGGTTTTGTTTCTCATTGCGGATGGAACTCTATAGTAGAGAGTTTATGGTTTGGTGTGCCGACCGTGACGTGGCCGATGTATGCAGAGCAACAGCTCAATGCGTTTCTGATGGTGAAGGAACTGAACCTCGCGGTGGAGCTGAAGCTTGATTACAGGGCACGTAGGGATGAGCTTGTGAGTGCAAGCGAGATAGAGACAGCTATTCGTTGTGTGATGAGCAAGGATGATGGTTTAGTGAGGAAGAGAGTGATGGATATCTCTCAGATGGTGCGGAGAGCCACGTTGAATGGTGGATGTTCGTATTTGGCTACTGAGAAATTCATACAGGACGTGATAGGAGTCAAGCCATAG
- the LOC103868010 gene encoding pleckstrin homology domain-containing protein 1, whose amino-acid sequence MENLWRIATGQDPNREDYEGIEFWSNPERSGWLTKQGDYIKTWRRRWFVLKRGKLLWFKDQAAAETRGSTPRGVISVGDCLTVKGAEDVVNKPFAFEISSGSYTLFFVADNDKEKEEWINSIGRSIVQHSRSVTDSEVLDYDHRP is encoded by the coding sequence ATGGAGAATCTATGGCGAATCGCGACGGGTCAAGATCCGAACCGAGAAGATTACGAAGGGATCGAGTTCTGGTCAAACCCAGAGCGATCCGGTTGGCTAACCAAGCAGGGCGATTACATAAAGACCTGGCGCCGACGCTGGTTCGTGCTCAAGCGAGGGAAGCTCCTCTGGTTCAAGGACCAAGCCGCCGCCGAAACCCGCGGATCCACGCCGCGCGGCGTGATCTCGGTGGGGGATTGTCTGACAGTCAAAGGAGCTGAGGACGTGGTGAACAAGCCTTTCGCCTTCGAGATTTCCAGCGGGAGCTACACCTTGTTCTTCGTGGCGGATAACGACAAGGAGAAAGAGGAGTGGATCAACTCTATCGGTAGGTCCATCGTGCAGCACTCGAGATCGGTTACTGATTCTGAAGTCCTCGATTACGATCACAGGCCGTGA